From the genome of Hymenobacter sp. PAMC 26628, one region includes:
- the katG gene encoding catalase/peroxidase HPI — protein MNDPSAAKCPFLAGQAQQTAGGGTRDRDWWPNMLRLNILRQHSPKANPMGADFNYAEEFKKLDLNAVKQDLFELMTTSQDWWPADYGHYGPFFIRMAWHSAGTYRITDGRGGAGAGMQRFAPLNSWPDNANLDKARLLLWPIKQKYGEQISWADLMILAGNCALESMGLKPFGYSGGRADVWEPMDEIYWGSEKEWLGDKRYTGDRQLENPLAAVQMGLIYVNPEGPNGNPNPLGSARDIRETFGRMAMNDEETVALIAGGHTFGKTHGAADPAQYIAHEPAAAGIEQQGKGWLNTYGTGNAGDTITSGLEGAWTATPAKWGDGYFNNLFGFEWELTKSPAGAHQWKPKGDAGAGMVPDAHDPNKSHQPFMLTSDIALREDPIYEKISRRFHENPEEFADAFSRAWFKLTHRDMGPLSRYVGPEVPAEVLIWQDPLPAADYTPIDEQDINALKDRLLACGLTGAQLIRTAWASASTFRGSDKRGGANGARLRLAPQKYWDANNPAELAKVLDTLTGIQTEFNAARAGGKRVSLADLIVLGGAAGIEQAAKEGGYDVQVPFHPGRTDATHEQTDVQSFEALEPHADGFRNYLRANHEASPEAMLIDRAQLLTLSAPEMTVLVGGLRVLDTNYDHSNHGVFTDRPGTLTNDYFVNLLDMGTTWKATSEADQLFEGRDRKTNLVKWTGTRVDLIFGSNSELRAISEVYGTNNAGPKFVRDFVAAWAKVMDADRFDLAKA, from the coding sequence ATGAACGACCCCTCGGCGGCGAAATGCCCCTTTTTGGCGGGACAGGCGCAACAGACGGCCGGCGGCGGCACCCGCGACCGCGACTGGTGGCCCAACATGCTGCGCCTCAACATCCTGCGCCAGCACTCGCCCAAGGCCAACCCCATGGGCGCAGACTTTAACTACGCCGAGGAGTTCAAGAAGCTTGACCTCAATGCCGTAAAGCAGGACCTGTTTGAGCTGATGACCACCTCGCAGGACTGGTGGCCAGCCGACTACGGCCACTACGGACCGTTCTTTATTCGCATGGCCTGGCACAGCGCCGGCACCTACCGCATCACCGACGGCCGTGGGGGCGCGGGCGCTGGTATGCAGCGGTTTGCACCGCTCAACAGCTGGCCCGACAACGCCAACCTCGACAAAGCCCGCCTGCTGCTGTGGCCCATCAAGCAGAAATACGGCGAGCAGATTTCCTGGGCCGACCTTATGATTCTGGCCGGCAACTGCGCCCTGGAGTCGATGGGCCTGAAGCCGTTCGGCTACTCGGGAGGCCGCGCCGACGTGTGGGAGCCGATGGATGAAATCTACTGGGGCTCTGAAAAAGAGTGGCTGGGCGACAAGCGCTACACCGGCGACCGGCAGCTCGAAAATCCGCTGGCGGCTGTGCAGATGGGCCTGATTTACGTGAACCCGGAGGGCCCCAACGGCAACCCCAACCCGCTGGGCTCGGCCCGCGACATCCGCGAAACCTTCGGCCGCATGGCCATGAACGACGAGGAAACGGTGGCGCTGATTGCCGGTGGCCACACCTTCGGCAAAACCCACGGCGCGGCCGACCCCGCCCAATACATTGCGCACGAGCCCGCCGCGGCAGGCATCGAGCAGCAGGGCAAAGGCTGGCTGAACACGTACGGCACCGGCAACGCCGGCGACACCATCACCAGCGGCCTCGAAGGCGCTTGGACCGCCACCCCGGCTAAATGGGGCGACGGCTACTTCAACAACCTGTTTGGCTTTGAGTGGGAGCTGACCAAGAGCCCCGCCGGGGCCCACCAGTGGAAGCCCAAAGGCGATGCCGGCGCAGGCATGGTTCCCGATGCCCACGACCCCAACAAGTCGCACCAGCCGTTTATGCTGACGTCGGACATCGCCCTGCGCGAAGACCCGATTTACGAGAAAATTTCGCGCCGCTTCCACGAAAACCCCGAGGAGTTTGCCGATGCCTTCAGCCGCGCTTGGTTCAAGCTCACGCACCGCGACATGGGCCCCCTGTCGCGTTACGTAGGCCCCGAGGTGCCCGCCGAAGTGCTCATTTGGCAAGACCCGCTGCCCGCCGCCGACTACACGCCGATTGACGAGCAGGATATCAACGCCCTGAAAGACCGGCTGTTGGCCTGTGGCCTCACAGGCGCGCAGCTTATCCGCACGGCCTGGGCTTCGGCCTCCACGTTCCGCGGCTCTGACAAGCGCGGCGGCGCCAACGGCGCCCGCCTCCGCCTGGCGCCCCAGAAATACTGGGATGCCAACAACCCGGCCGAGCTGGCCAAAGTGCTCGACACGCTGACCGGCATCCAGACCGAGTTCAACGCCGCGCGAGCGGGCGGCAAGCGCGTGTCGCTGGCCGACCTGATTGTGCTGGGCGGTGCCGCCGGCATCGAGCAGGCTGCCAAGGAAGGTGGCTACGACGTGCAGGTGCCCTTCCACCCCGGCCGCACCGACGCCACGCATGAGCAAACCGACGTGCAGTCGTTCGAGGCGCTGGAGCCGCACGCCGATGGTTTCCGCAACTACCTCCGCGCCAACCACGAAGCATCTCCCGAGGCGATGCTCATCGACCGGGCGCAGCTCCTGACCCTCTCGGCCCCCGAAATGACGGTGCTGGTGGGCGGCCTGCGGGTGCTGGACACCAACTACGACCACTCGAACCATGGCGTATTTACTGACCGGCCGGGCACGCTCACCAACGACTACTTCGTGAACCTGCTCGACATGGGCACCACTTGGAAAGCCACTTCTGAGGCCGACCAGCTGTTCGAAGGCCGCGACCGCAAAACCAATTTGGTGAAGTGGACCGGCACCCGCGTCGACCTGATTTTCGGCTCGAACTCGGAGTTGCGCGCCATCTCCGAAGTGTACGGCACCAATAATGCCGGCCCGAAATTCGTGCGCGACTTCGTAGCCGCCTGGGCCAAAGTGATGGACGCCGACCGCTTCGACCTGGCGAAAGCATAA
- a CDS encoding cupin domain-containing protein, giving the protein MGAKRQFCDSPTETLQNLEIHATTLRPSEFAHPAHQHPEEELMIVREGTVIALVNGELKRVGPGSAIFQAPNRLHSIQNVGQTPVVYHVIKWRSTATGPAAVANP; this is encoded by the coding sequence GTGGGCGCGAAGCGGCAATTCTGCGATTCGCCCACCGAAACGCTGCAAAACCTGGAAATTCACGCCACCACCCTGCGGCCCAGCGAGTTTGCGCACCCGGCCCACCAGCACCCGGAGGAAGAACTGATGATTGTGCGGGAAGGCACGGTGATAGCCCTGGTGAACGGCGAATTGAAGCGCGTGGGCCCCGGCTCGGCCATTTTTCAGGCCCCCAACCGCCTGCACAGCATCCAGAACGTGGGCCAAACCCCGGTGGTGTACCACGTCATCAAGTGGCGCTCCACCGCCACCGGCCCCGCCGCCGTGGCCAACCCCTGA
- a CDS encoding S9 family peptidase, giving the protein MLKPLLLVLVCLAGPGALHAQPTPKKPLDHTVYDQWQSVAHPRISNNGKYVLFEVKPQQGDGTLYLKTAAGRALRQVSRGDSALFTADAKFAVFAIKPRYQDVRQAKIKKKKPDQMPKDSLGVFALGTGQLTKYADVKSFRLAEEASVLAFLASKPAVKDSLKKAPADTVKKITDRLLQTNKEGAQLTVLNLLTGRRRTFAAVTDYQVSKPGNKVAFAVAAPKGNQDPAIQSGLFVYDLVADRVRRLSAGKGVYKNLAFDEAGQQLAFTAEKHPEKALVKPFSLYYSDFTGDSARLVLAPGSAGLKTGWSPSGFGKVLFSDNGEKLFFGTAPDPIPQDTTLVDFETAKLDVWNYKDDYLQPMQLKTLKKDLQRNYLAVAYPRQGNKFVQLEDEYLRDSFTAEKNNAEYVLAVTDTAKRVSMQWEGTTLKQAYLVSTRTGERVGINPKAAKSRFQLSPLGRYVVWYDYASKNWFSFAVATRKTTNLTATTGVAMADEENDSPDDPQPYGIAAWAKDDAALLVHDRYDLWKIDPQTGAATNFTGGLGRRGKLIFRYRMAVEKQKFVGPKDELMLLVQDETTKQWGYYKKNLAGIGAPVRLALGPYGYAPLVQAKNAAVYIYTKANVAQPADLYASRDFQKETKLSSINAQQKDYNWFTAELTHWTTPKGYAATGVLYKPENFDPAKQYPMVVYFYEKLSDGLYKYTAPAPTPSRLDIALFASNGYLVFTPDISYTIGEPGPSAVEFVNSGVEALKKNSWVDGAHIGLQGQSWGGYQVAYLITQTTMYAAAWAGAPVVNMTSAYGGIRWESGQSRQFQYEHTQSRIGGTLWEKPELYLRNSPLFALPKVQTPVVIMSNDADGAVPWYQGIEMFTDLRRLGKPVWLLQYNGEAHNLVKRENRKDISVRELQFFDHYLKGAPAPVWLERGVPAVEKGRNWGLEAATK; this is encoded by the coding sequence ATGCTTAAACCCCTTCTCCTTGTGCTCGTTTGCCTGGCTGGCCCCGGGGCCCTGCACGCGCAGCCTACGCCCAAAAAGCCGCTCGACCACACCGTGTACGACCAGTGGCAAAGCGTGGCCCATCCGCGCATTAGCAACAACGGCAAGTACGTGCTCTTCGAGGTGAAGCCCCAGCAGGGCGACGGCACGCTGTACCTGAAAACGGCCGCCGGCCGGGCCCTGCGCCAGGTGAGCCGCGGCGATTCGGCCCTGTTCACGGCCGACGCCAAGTTCGCGGTGTTCGCCATCAAGCCGCGCTACCAGGACGTGCGGCAGGCCAAAATCAAGAAGAAAAAGCCCGACCAAATGCCCAAGGACTCGCTGGGCGTATTTGCCCTGGGCACGGGCCAGCTCACGAAGTACGCCGACGTGAAGTCGTTTCGGCTGGCCGAGGAGGCGTCGGTGCTGGCCTTTTTGGCCAGCAAGCCGGCGGTAAAGGACTCGCTGAAAAAAGCGCCGGCCGATACCGTTAAAAAAATCACCGACCGGCTGCTGCAAACCAACAAGGAAGGCGCCCAGCTGACGGTGCTGAACCTGCTGACGGGCCGCCGCCGCACCTTCGCGGCCGTGACCGATTACCAGGTGAGCAAGCCGGGCAACAAGGTGGCGTTTGCCGTGGCCGCGCCCAAGGGCAACCAGGACCCGGCCATCCAGTCGGGCCTGTTCGTGTACGACCTGGTCGCCGACCGCGTGCGCCGGCTGAGCGCGGGCAAGGGCGTGTACAAAAACCTGGCCTTCGACGAGGCGGGCCAGCAGCTGGCCTTCACGGCCGAAAAGCACCCCGAAAAAGCCCTGGTCAAGCCCTTCAGCTTGTACTATTCCGACTTCACCGGCGACAGCGCCCGGCTGGTGCTGGCCCCCGGCAGCGCGGGCCTGAAAACGGGCTGGTCGCCGAGCGGCTTCGGCAAGGTGCTGTTCAGCGACAACGGCGAGAAGCTGTTTTTCGGCACCGCGCCCGACCCCATTCCGCAGGACACGACGCTGGTGGACTTTGAAACGGCCAAGCTCGACGTGTGGAACTACAAGGACGACTACTTGCAGCCCATGCAGCTGAAAACGCTCAAGAAAGACTTGCAGCGCAACTACTTGGCCGTGGCCTACCCGCGGCAGGGCAACAAGTTTGTGCAGCTGGAGGACGAGTACCTGCGCGACTCGTTCACGGCCGAAAAGAACAACGCCGAGTACGTGCTGGCCGTGACCGACACCGCCAAGCGCGTGTCGATGCAGTGGGAGGGCACCACGCTCAAGCAGGCCTACCTGGTTTCGACGCGCACCGGCGAGCGGGTGGGCATCAACCCCAAGGCGGCCAAGAGCCGGTTCCAGCTCTCGCCGCTGGGCCGCTACGTGGTGTGGTACGACTACGCCAGCAAAAACTGGTTCTCGTTTGCCGTGGCCACCCGCAAAACCACCAACCTGACCGCCACCACCGGCGTGGCCATGGCCGACGAGGAGAACGACTCGCCCGATGACCCCCAGCCCTACGGCATCGCGGCCTGGGCCAAAGACGACGCCGCCCTGCTGGTGCACGACCGCTACGACCTCTGGAAAATCGACCCCCAAACCGGCGCGGCCACCAATTTCACGGGCGGCCTGGGGCGGCGCGGTAAGCTCATTTTCCGCTACCGCATGGCGGTGGAAAAGCAGAAATTTGTGGGGCCCAAGGACGAGCTGATGCTGCTGGTGCAGGACGAAACCACCAAGCAGTGGGGCTACTATAAAAAGAACCTGGCCGGCATCGGGGCCCCGGTGCGCCTGGCCCTGGGGCCCTACGGCTACGCGCCGCTGGTGCAGGCCAAAAACGCCGCCGTGTACATTTACACCAAGGCCAACGTGGCCCAGCCGGCCGACCTCTACGCCAGCCGCGACTTCCAAAAGGAAACCAAGCTGAGCAGCATCAACGCCCAGCAGAAGGACTACAACTGGTTCACGGCCGAGCTCACGCACTGGACCACGCCCAAGGGCTACGCCGCCACCGGCGTGCTCTACAAGCCCGAGAACTTCGACCCCGCCAAGCAGTACCCCATGGTGGTGTACTTCTACGAAAAGCTCTCGGACGGCCTGTACAAGTACACCGCGCCGGCGCCCACGCCCTCGCGGCTCGACATTGCCCTGTTTGCCAGCAACGGCTACCTTGTTTTCACGCCCGACATCAGCTACACCATCGGCGAGCCGGGGCCCTCGGCCGTCGAGTTCGTGAACTCGGGCGTGGAGGCCCTCAAGAAAAACAGCTGGGTCGACGGGGCCCACATCGGCCTCCAGGGCCAGAGCTGGGGCGGCTACCAGGTGGCCTACCTCATCACCCAAACCACCATGTACGCCGCCGCCTGGGCCGGGGCCCCGGTCGTGAACATGACCTCGGCCTACGGCGGCATCCGCTGGGAATCGGGCCAGAGCCGCCAGTTCCAGTACGAGCACACCCAGAGCCGCATCGGCGGCACGCTCTGGGAAAAGCCGGAGCTCTACCTCCGCAACTCGCCCCTGTTTGCCCTGCCCAAGGTGCAAACGCCGGTCGTCATCATGTCGAACGACGCCGACGGGGCCGTGCCGTGGTACCAGGGCATCGAAATGTTTACGGACCTGCGCCGCCTGGGCAAGCCCGTGTGGCTGCTGCAATACAACGGCGAGGCCCACAACTTGGTCAAGCGCGAAAACCGCAAGGATATTTCCGTGCGCGAGCTGCAATTCTTCGACCACTACCTCAAAGGGGCCCCCGCCCCCGTGTGGCTGGAGCGCGGCGTGCCCGCCGTTGAGAAAGGCCGCAATTGGGGACTGGAAGCCGCGACTAAGTAG
- a CDS encoding serine hydrolase domain-containing protein, translated as MKLLPLLFAVLGPLGLLGQAVAPPAGGPAQAAAGRAARIAAVFPVLDKIYADYAARQHLPGLAYGLVVDGQLVHTGAVGYANVAAHTPAGPQAVFRIASMTKSFVALAVLRLRDACRLRLDDPAEKYLPELKAHPPRLAGAPADAPPITIRQLLSHSAGLPEDNPWGDRQMGRPDADLRALLTRGVSVANAPGVAYEYSNLAFALLGRLVSTVAGQPFQAYITANILRPLGMAHTYWDYRQVPGALLAHGYRRAGDAWQDEPLLPNGESFAALGGLLTSVEDFAKYLAFQAAAWPARPGPETGPVRRSSVREAQQAWTPAGLNAAFRYPSGRACPVANGYGYGLRVAQDCSGRRYVGHSGGLPGFGSHWWLLPDYGIAVVAFANQTYAVPTSANYGALDTLVALAGLRPRPVAASPILAQRKAELAHLLPDFGFDSAAGNAVFAENFFLDQDVATRRQAAQALVAQAGKITAVGPLVPENQLRGRFQLVGEHGTIDVFFTLSPENPARVQQLDLTLAGQ; from the coding sequence ATGAAACTGCTGCCGCTGCTTTTCGCCGTTTTGGGCCCCCTGGGCTTGTTGGGGCAGGCCGTGGCGCCGCCCGCGGGGGGCCCAGCCCAAGCCGCCGCCGGGCGGGCCGCGCGCATTGCCGCCGTATTTCCGGTGCTCGACAAGATTTATGCCGACTACGCGGCCCGGCAGCACCTGCCCGGCCTGGCCTACGGCCTGGTGGTGGACGGCCAACTGGTGCATACCGGGGCCGTGGGCTACGCCAACGTGGCCGCCCACACGCCCGCCGGGCCGCAGGCCGTGTTCCGTATTGCCAGCATGACCAAGAGCTTCGTGGCGCTGGCCGTGCTGCGCCTGCGCGACGCCTGCCGCCTACGCCTCGACGACCCCGCCGAAAAGTACCTGCCCGAGCTGAAAGCGCACCCGCCGCGGCTGGCCGGGGCCCCCGCCGACGCGCCACCCATCACCATCCGCCAATTGCTGAGCCACAGCGCCGGCCTGCCCGAAGACAACCCCTGGGGCGACCGCCAAATGGGCCGCCCCGACGCCGATTTGCGGGCATTGCTGACCCGGGGCGTGTCGGTGGCCAACGCGCCGGGCGTGGCCTACGAGTACAGCAACCTGGCGTTTGCGCTGCTGGGCCGCCTCGTGAGCACGGTGGCCGGCCAGCCGTTCCAGGCCTACATCACGGCCAACATTTTGCGGCCGCTGGGTATGGCGCACACCTACTGGGACTACCGCCAGGTGCCCGGGGCCCTGCTCGCCCACGGCTACCGCCGGGCGGGCGATGCCTGGCAGGACGAGCCGCTGCTGCCCAACGGCGAGTCGTTTGCGGCGCTGGGCGGGCTACTCACGTCGGTTGAGGATTTTGCGAAGTACCTGGCGTTTCAGGCGGCAGCCTGGCCGGCGCGCCCGGGGCCCGAAACCGGCCCCGTGCGGCGCAGCTCGGTGCGCGAGGCCCAGCAGGCCTGGACGCCGGCTGGCCTGAACGCGGCCTTCCGCTACCCCAGCGGCCGCGCCTGCCCCGTGGCCAACGGCTACGGCTACGGCCTGCGCGTGGCCCAGGACTGCAGTGGGCGCCGCTACGTGGGCCACAGCGGCGGGCTGCCCGGCTTCGGCTCGCACTGGTGGCTGCTGCCCGACTACGGCATCGCCGTGGTGGCCTTCGCCAACCAAACCTACGCCGTGCCCACTAGCGCCAACTACGGGGCCCTGGACACGCTGGTGGCGCTGGCCGGGCTGCGCCCGCGCCCGGTGGCCGCCTCGCCCATTTTGGCGCAGCGCAAAGCCGAGCTGGCCCACCTGCTGCCCGATTTTGGGTTCGACTCGGCCGCGGGCAACGCCGTCTTCGCCGAGAACTTCTTCCTGGACCAAGACGTGGCCACGCGCCGGCAGGCCGCGCAGGCGCTGGTGGCGCAGGCCGGAAAAATAACCGCGGTGGGGCCCCTGGTGCCGGAAAACCAGCTGCGCGGCCGCTTCCAGCTGGTGGGCGAGCACGGCACCATCGACGTATTTTTCACGCTCTCGCCCGAAAACCCGGCCCGCGTGCAGCAGCTCGACCTGACGCTGGCGGGCCAGTAG
- a CDS encoding TMEM175 family protein, whose protein sequence is MQKGRLEAFSDGVLAIILTIMVLELKVPHGADFAALRLLLPVFLSYALSFVYVGIYWNNHHHLLSGVRQVSGGVLWANLHLLFWLSLTPFATGWMGENHFAPATLAVYGGVLLGSAVAYFILQNCLIAVNGGPAAPLARAVGHDWKGKLSPVLYLVGIASSFVLPWLSGAIYVAVALMWLVPDRRIERALAHENPD, encoded by the coding sequence ATGCAAAAAGGCCGCCTCGAAGCGTTTAGCGACGGCGTACTCGCCATTATCCTCACCATCATGGTGTTGGAGCTGAAGGTGCCGCACGGGGCCGACTTCGCAGCGCTGCGGCTGTTGCTGCCCGTGTTTCTGAGTTATGCGCTGAGTTTCGTTTACGTGGGCATTTATTGGAACAACCACCACCACCTGCTCAGCGGCGTCCGGCAGGTGAGCGGCGGCGTGTTGTGGGCCAATTTGCACCTGCTGTTTTGGCTCTCGCTCACGCCGTTTGCCACGGGCTGGATGGGCGAAAACCACTTTGCGCCGGCCACGCTGGCTGTGTACGGCGGTGTACTGCTCGGCTCGGCGGTGGCGTACTTTATCCTGCAAAACTGCCTCATTGCCGTTAATGGCGGGCCGGCGGCGCCACTGGCTCGGGCCGTGGGGCACGATTGGAAGGGCAAACTCTCGCCGGTGCTCTACCTGGTGGGGATTGCCAGCAGCTTTGTGCTGCCCTGGCTTTCGGGCGCAATTTATGTGGCCGTGGCACTGATGTGGCTGGTGCCCGACCGGCGCATCGAGCGCGCGCTGGCCCACGAAAACCCGGACTAA
- a CDS encoding alpha/beta fold hydrolase codes for MKLFRTSWRAGYWAAVRALLLAGPALAAGQALPHQAGKISTAPVALAYEIFGANTTALPLLVVNGGPGLSHAYLLPTDVWRQLAQKRRVIFYDQRGTGASKPVQAGAPQTLAAQVADLEALRQGLNLPQVLLLGDSYGGLLSIAYASAYPQHVAKLILSDAAGSNLNTLVHLFDEVFPETMAAEKQQKQPPVVTQAAAEASMRTHFNLLFYSAAQRDRYFKKLGPIHNVGLEPAVGQAVGDDAGKADFTPKLAGFAFPTLVLTGRYDMNVAPLTAWRLQQAIPGAKIVFFEQSGHFPWFEEPAKYRTVVEQFLDSTPQ; via the coding sequence ATGAAGTTGTTTCGAACGAGCTGGCGCGCCGGCTACTGGGCGGCGGTGCGCGCCCTGCTGCTGGCCGGGCCCGCGCTGGCCGCCGGGCAGGCCCTCCCCCACCAGGCGGGCAAAATTTCCACGGCGCCGGTGGCGCTGGCCTACGAGATTTTCGGGGCCAATACCACGGCGCTGCCGCTGCTGGTCGTGAACGGCGGGCCCGGCCTGTCGCATGCCTACCTGCTGCCCACAGACGTGTGGCGGCAACTGGCGCAGAAGCGCCGGGTGATTTTTTACGACCAGCGGGGCACGGGCGCGTCGAAGCCCGTGCAGGCGGGCGCGCCCCAGACCCTGGCGGCGCAGGTCGCCGACCTGGAGGCCCTGCGCCAGGGACTGAACCTGCCGCAAGTGCTGCTGCTGGGCGATTCCTACGGGGGGCTGCTCAGCATTGCCTACGCCAGCGCCTACCCCCAGCACGTGGCCAAGCTCATCCTCTCGGACGCGGCGGGCAGCAACCTCAACACCCTCGTGCACCTGTTCGACGAGGTGTTTCCGGAGACGATGGCCGCCGAGAAGCAGCAAAAGCAGCCGCCGGTCGTGACCCAGGCGGCGGCCGAGGCCAGCATGCGCACCCACTTCAACCTGCTCTTCTATTCGGCGGCGCAGCGCGACCGGTACTTCAAGAAGCTGGGCCCCATCCACAACGTGGGCCTGGAACCGGCGGTAGGGCAAGCCGTGGGAGACGATGCCGGCAAGGCCGATTTCACGCCGAAGCTGGCCGGCTTCGCGTTTCCCACGCTGGTGCTCACCGGGCGCTACGACATGAACGTGGCGCCCCTTACCGCTTGGCGCCTGCAACAGGCGATTCCGGGGGCCAAGATTGTGTTTTTTGAGCAGAGCGGGCACTTCCCCTGGTTCGAGGAGCCCGCCAAGTACCGCACGGTAGTGGAGCAGTTTCTGGACAGCACACCCCAATAA
- a CDS encoding BLUF domain-containing protein, translating to MEDLPTEAARRHAIAWATSLVAGTPLAPQPYEAELLERYARGELTLNQVLAHLDVRVHHVLYRSRAVHPFSEAQLLDLLEQSRAYNEQHDLTGLLCYSRDGHFVQVLEGEAAAVHAVFARIQRDGRHQQVKVLSDAAGPARMFGDWRMAFARVEAAEFHWLIGYLEAHRRHLVLPQVPINDPHLGTLLAAFGAL from the coding sequence ATGGAAGACCTGCCGACCGAAGCTGCCCGCCGCCATGCCATTGCCTGGGCCACGTCCCTTGTGGCGGGCACGCCCCTGGCCCCGCAACCCTACGAAGCCGAACTGCTGGAGCGCTACGCCCGCGGCGAGCTGACGCTGAACCAAGTGCTAGCGCACCTCGACGTGCGCGTGCACCACGTGCTGTACCGCAGCCGGGCCGTGCACCCCTTTTCCGAAGCCCAGCTCCTGGACTTGCTGGAGCAGTCGCGGGCGTACAACGAGCAGCACGACCTGACGGGGTTGCTGTGCTACAGCCGCGACGGCCACTTTGTGCAGGTGCTGGAGGGCGAGGCGGCGGCCGTGCACGCGGTGTTTGCCCGCATCCAGCGCGACGGGCGCCACCAGCAGGTAAAGGTGCTCAGCGACGCGGCCGGCCCCGCCCGGATGTTTGGCGACTGGCGCATGGCCTTTGCCCGGGTTGAGGCGGCGGAATTTCACTGGCTGATTGGCTACCTGGAGGCGCACCGCCGGCACCTGGTGCTCCCGCAGGTGCCCATCAACGACCCGCACTTGGGGACCCTGCTGGCCGCTTTTGGGGCGCTGTGA
- a CDS encoding Dabb family protein, translating into MTTPAPSEVFVHHVLFYTHAAASAADRAQLLEGLQQLQRIPGIQLAHIGTPAATDRTVIDRTYTYSWLCLFASAADELHYQQHPLHDDFRSRYARYWEKVVIYDAVGPTS; encoded by the coding sequence ATGACCACGCCCGCCCCCTCCGAAGTCTTCGTGCACCACGTCTTGTTCTACACCCACGCCGCGGCCAGCGCCGCTGACCGCGCGCAACTCCTGGAAGGGTTGCAGCAGCTCCAGCGCATCCCCGGGATCCAGCTGGCGCACATCGGCACGCCCGCCGCCACCGACCGGACCGTCATTGACCGCACGTACACTTACTCGTGGCTGTGTCTCTTCGCCAGCGCCGCCGATGAGCTCCACTACCAGCAGCACCCGCTACACGACGACTTTCGGAGCCGGTACGCGCGCTATTGGGAGAAGGTCGTGATCTACGACGCGGTGGGGCCAACGTCCTGA
- a CDS encoding alpha/beta fold hydrolase yields MKRSALVLLLFLARLLAAGQPVPYGHNPAAGHYQTVRGIKLYYETYGAGPPLLLLHGNGGSIASFQHNIAYFARRYRVIAVDSRAHGRSVDAGDSLSFEMMADDFAALLTSLRIDSANVIGWSDGGISALALALRHPAKVRRLVATGANLAPDSTALTPALWLQQQRSYRENQGRARTTPAQKNDWKVFLLDVFQPNIPLAALRRVGAPALIVAGDGDVITLEHTVAIYRHLPRARLWVVPNSGHGTLIEHADEFNRTADEFFRAQAIPARPH; encoded by the coding sequence ATGAAACGCAGCGCTTTGGTTTTGCTCTTGTTCCTGGCCCGATTGCTGGCCGCGGGGCAGCCTGTGCCCTACGGCCACAACCCCGCCGCCGGCCACTACCAAACCGTGCGCGGCATTAAGCTGTATTATGAAACGTACGGCGCGGGCCCGCCCCTGCTGCTGCTGCACGGCAACGGCGGCAGCATCGCTTCCTTCCAGCACAACATCGCCTACTTCGCCCGGCGCTACCGGGTGATTGCCGTGGACAGCCGCGCCCACGGCCGCTCGGTGGACGCGGGCGACTCGCTGAGCTTCGAGATGATGGCCGACGACTTCGCGGCCCTGCTCACCAGCCTGCGCATTGACTCGGCCAACGTCATCGGCTGGAGCGACGGCGGCATCAGCGCCCTGGCGCTGGCCCTGCGCCACCCGGCCAAGGTGCGCCGCCTGGTGGCCACGGGGGCCAACCTCGCGCCCGATTCCACGGCCCTCACGCCCGCCCTCTGGCTACAGCAGCAGCGCAGCTACCGCGAAAACCAGGGCCGCGCGCGCACCACCCCGGCGCAAAAAAACGACTGGAAAGTGTTTTTGCTCGACGTATTCCAGCCCAACATTCCGCTGGCGGCGCTGCGCCGGGTTGGGGCCCCGGCGCTCATCGTGGCCGGCGACGGCGACGTAATTACCCTGGAGCACACGGTGGCCATTTACCGCCACTTGCCGCGCGCCCGGCTCTGGGTGGTACCCAACAGCGGCCACGGCACCCTCATCGAGCACGCCGACGAGTTCAACCGCACCGCCGACGAGTTCTTTCGCGCCCAGGCCATTCCTGCCCGCCCGCATTAA